The following proteins are co-located in the Desulfatitalea tepidiphila genome:
- a CDS encoding NAD-dependent epimerase/dehydratase family protein: protein MRVLVTGGAGFIGARLVQKLLQAGHQPVVLSRRPRLDSELDGQIESIAGDLRDFSDAARAVHQARAPVIVHVAYALTAEGEANPHWAIQVNVLGTNNLYEAARLNGVKRLIFCSSIAAYATADMYGERPVTEDELLMRSGSIYGSTKYLNEFMAAKFEAKYGLEIPSVRISAVYGSGREARGVTAWTSQMVAAAVKGEPVKIGLRSDQLANFIYVDDVAEQLLRLATKEKLEHRVYNSGGTTATPADFAQIIKNYVPDARISFNEEANRWPYPHLVDGGRLENEIGFQVRPPEDGLFEQLNQEQAARGKKLFQKMAAPQSS, encoded by the coding sequence ATGAGAGTACTCGTTACCGGGGGGGCTGGTTTCATAGGCGCGCGATTGGTTCAGAAATTGCTGCAGGCCGGCCATCAGCCCGTAGTGCTATCGAGGCGGCCAAGGCTCGATAGCGAGTTGGACGGTCAAATCGAGTCCATTGCAGGCGATTTGCGCGATTTTTCAGATGCAGCCAGAGCCGTTCATCAAGCACGAGCACCTGTCATTGTACACGTGGCTTATGCCCTTACGGCCGAGGGAGAGGCAAACCCGCATTGGGCCATCCAGGTAAACGTTCTCGGCACGAACAATCTTTATGAGGCGGCCCGTTTGAATGGAGTGAAAAGGTTGATATTTTGCAGCTCCATCGCCGCATACGCCACAGCTGACATGTACGGAGAAAGGCCGGTGACAGAGGATGAGTTGCTTATGCGAAGCGGATCCATATATGGATCCACCAAATATCTGAACGAGTTTATGGCAGCTAAATTCGAAGCCAAATACGGTTTGGAGATTCCCAGTGTTCGTATTTCTGCAGTTTACGGTAGCGGCCGGGAAGCCAGAGGCGTGACGGCATGGACCAGCCAGATGGTGGCAGCGGCAGTTAAAGGTGAACCGGTCAAAATCGGACTGCGTTCGGATCAATTGGCCAATTTCATCTATGTCGACGATGTGGCCGAGCAGCTCTTGCGGTTAGCGACCAAAGAAAAGCTAGAGCATAGGGTCTACAATTCCGGAGGGACAACCGCAACGCCCGCAGATTTTGCCCAAATCATCAAAAACTACGTTCCAGATGCTCGGATAAGCTTCAACGAGGAGGCGAACAGATGGCCCTATCCCCATCTGGTCGACGGAGGCCGGCTGGAAAACGAAATCGGTTTCCAGGTACGCCCTCCTGAAGATGGTCTTTTTGAGCAGCTCAATCAGGAACAGGCCGCCAGAGGAAAGAAACTTTTCCAAAAAATGGCCGCTCCCCAAAGTTCTTGA
- a CDS encoding TRAP transporter large permease: protein MSHEVLLTIGMFGGLVLAIMLGVSLGFAMGGIAVISALIMWGPGGLMPIVAGVFNYMWMLLLAAVPLFIFIGVALSKSKIAEDMYETFYLWSGSLRGGLAVGSCGFAAALSAMTGNCSASTVTTGLVGIPPMRQKGYQDSIIFGTIGSAGTLGILIPPSITLIVIGMMTGQSIGKLFAGGLTAGLFILLGFILYILVLAWIKPEACPALDEAVSFRRKIRSLAAVILPILIMIAILGTIFLGIATPTEAASVGAIAVVLAVIIRGEFNWKFIKEVSYSTATITGMVLWIMFGASGFVAVYSGGGGVYFVQDLLSGTEMNPWMLFIMMNLFVFILGMFLDPMGIILLCLPIFYPIILELKFDPIWFGVIFQINLCMGYLTPPFGYNLFYIKSLAPEAEMKLIYKSVLPFIAIMLVCTIIMILFPDIILFLPKILVTN from the coding sequence ATGAGCCATGAAGTCTTACTGACGATTGGAATGTTCGGCGGCTTGGTTTTGGCCATCATGTTGGGGGTTTCTTTAGGATTTGCCATGGGTGGCATCGCAGTGATATCGGCGCTTATCATGTGGGGGCCCGGAGGCTTAATGCCGATCGTAGCTGGCGTTTTTAATTACATGTGGATGCTGCTTCTGGCGGCGGTGCCTTTGTTTATTTTCATCGGGGTCGCCTTATCAAAATCCAAAATAGCGGAAGATATGTACGAGACGTTCTATCTCTGGTCGGGGTCCCTGCGAGGTGGCCTGGCGGTTGGTTCTTGTGGATTTGCTGCCGCTCTTTCCGCCATGACCGGCAACTGCTCGGCTTCAACCGTGACTACGGGACTTGTGGGCATACCTCCGATGCGCCAAAAAGGTTACCAAGACAGCATCATATTCGGAACGATAGGCTCTGCCGGCACGTTGGGCATTTTGATTCCGCCAAGTATCACACTCATCGTGATCGGAATGATGACAGGGCAGAGCATCGGCAAGTTGTTTGCTGGAGGTTTGACTGCCGGCTTGTTTATTCTACTGGGCTTTATCTTGTATATTTTGGTACTCGCATGGATAAAGCCAGAAGCCTGTCCCGCCCTTGATGAGGCGGTAAGTTTCCGACGCAAGATCAGGTCGCTGGCCGCGGTCATACTTCCAATTTTGATTATGATAGCCATCCTTGGTACCATATTTCTGGGAATCGCAACCCCAACCGAAGCAGCCTCAGTGGGGGCAATCGCTGTGGTGCTTGCTGTTATTATACGAGGGGAATTCAACTGGAAGTTTATAAAGGAAGTCAGTTATTCGACCGCGACAATCACAGGAATGGTTCTTTGGATCATGTTCGGCGCAAGCGGATTTGTAGCCGTTTACAGTGGAGGTGGTGGTGTATATTTCGTCCAGGATCTTCTTTCCGGCACGGAAATGAATCCATGGATGCTTTTCATTATGATGAACCTTTTTGTCTTCATTCTGGGCATGTTCCTCGACCCGATGGGAATCATTTTACTCTGCCTTCCCATTTTTTATCCGATCATCCTTGAGCTAAAATTCGACCCCATTTGGTTCGGCGTCATTTTCCAAATCAATTTATGCATGGGTTACCTTACGCCGCCATTTGGATATAATCTTTTCTACATCAAATCTCTGGCGCCTGAAGCCGAAATGAAGTTGATCTATAAAAGTGTATTGCCATTTATCGCAATCATGCTTGTGTGTACGATTATTATGATTCTTTTTCCGGATATCATACTTTTCCTGCCGAAGATTCTAGTAACCAATTAG
- a CDS encoding TRAP transporter small permease subunit gives MRNLLNVIESISEWSGKIVSYLVWIGAIMLSWEVVARYWFNAPTVWAHGYSQRIFGTYFIMVGAFTLLRGGHVRVDLITSQFSFRVRKVFDLVNYSFLILWAGVLIREGWLFFLDSWSVREVDEMVLAHPVYPIKFMLLFGAILIFLQAIGSAIQTVAEFRRGEQE, from the coding sequence ATGAGAAATTTGCTCAATGTGATCGAAAGCATCAGCGAATGGTCGGGCAAAATTGTTTCCTACCTTGTTTGGATAGGCGCGATCATGTTGTCGTGGGAAGTCGTGGCACGGTATTGGTTCAACGCACCCACCGTATGGGCGCATGGATATTCTCAGCGTATTTTCGGAACCTATTTTATAATGGTTGGTGCTTTCACTCTTCTGCGCGGCGGTCATGTGCGTGTGGATTTGATTACCAGCCAGTTTTCCTTCAGGGTGCGAAAAGTTTTCGATCTGGTCAACTACAGCTTTCTGATTCTCTGGGCCGGGGTCCTAATCAGGGAAGGATGGCTTTTTTTTCTCGATTCCTGGAGCGTGCGCGAGGTTGATGAAATGGTGTTGGCCCATCCGGTTTATCCGATCAAATTTATGCTTCTTTTTGGCGCCATCCTCATTTTTCTTCAGGCTATCGGATCTGCAATTCAAACAGTTGCCGAGTTTAGGAGGGGGGAACAGGAATGA
- a CDS encoding class I adenylate-forming enzyme family protein: MLVHEILEYTAARLPDKTALIEGDQEMSFGHVLSQVTNLSTRLSEMGIDRGDRVALLLPNCIEFCVAYFAILRLGAIVVPLNNRLSPKEFVYIVNDAAPRAIILGYQFWETFRQFKNELKITPDLIYAGEAPKEGALFFAEIVEAPLASSAESIRFGSDEPACIMYTSGTTGLPKGAVMSHRNVFTNARNAGAHMGYRERDTTLIVVPLFHVTGLNTQLVAFFYTGGTTVIMRAYDTGGMIELLARHKVTTMITVPTVYKLMLVHPSVEKADLSALRDLSYGGAPMDTETINALRKKLGVDLFNAYGLTETSSLATCMPACDTDRKGASVGLPVSGIQLRVVDFSGNDLPCGSIGELWIKGPNVVRSYWNKPEATAANLADGWLRTGDFARIDDEGFVYIADRKKDMINRGGENVYSIEVESAILANPDVLETAVVPRSHSIFGEVVHAFVVPAPGRNPTQEEIIRTCRNLIADYKVPASVSFVKELPRNPGGKVIKARLRELVPPGDPPRS, encoded by the coding sequence ATGCTGGTACACGAAATTCTCGAATATACGGCGGCCCGTCTGCCAGATAAGACAGCGCTCATAGAAGGTGACCAGGAGATGAGTTTTGGGCATGTCCTGTCCCAGGTAACGAACCTATCCACCAGGCTCTCCGAAATGGGAATCGACCGTGGCGACCGAGTCGCCCTATTGTTACCCAACTGTATCGAATTTTGCGTCGCCTATTTTGCAATTCTCCGGTTAGGGGCAATTGTGGTTCCTTTGAACAATCGTCTTTCTCCTAAAGAGTTCGTCTACATTGTCAACGATGCGGCCCCCCGGGCAATAATCCTAGGTTATCAGTTCTGGGAAACCTTTCGTCAGTTTAAAAATGAGCTTAAAATCACGCCCGATCTCATTTACGCCGGTGAAGCTCCCAAAGAAGGGGCACTTTTCTTTGCCGAGATTGTCGAAGCACCGCTCGCAAGTTCTGCCGAGTCGATCCGATTCGGCTCCGACGAACCGGCCTGCATCATGTACACTTCTGGCACCACTGGTCTTCCCAAAGGCGCGGTCATGAGCCATCGCAACGTTTTTACCAATGCACGCAATGCTGGGGCACACATGGGGTACAGGGAACGGGATACCACTTTGATTGTAGTTCCTCTATTCCATGTCACTGGTTTAAATACGCAATTGGTCGCCTTCTTTTATACCGGCGGGACAACCGTAATCATGAGGGCCTACGATACCGGCGGAATGATTGAACTACTCGCCCGTCACAAAGTTACCACCATGATCACGGTTCCGACCGTTTATAAACTCATGCTTGTTCATCCAAGTGTGGAAAAAGCTGACCTTTCAGCTCTTCGCGATCTGAGTTACGGCGGGGCTCCCATGGATACGGAAACAATCAACGCGCTGCGAAAGAAGCTGGGGGTTGATCTGTTCAATGCCTATGGCCTTACAGAAACCAGTTCACTGGCTACCTGCATGCCTGCATGTGACACTGACCGTAAAGGGGCTTCAGTAGGGTTGCCAGTCAGCGGGATTCAGCTTCGTGTGGTTGATTTTTCGGGAAACGATCTTCCCTGCGGTTCAATTGGAGAACTCTGGATCAAAGGTCCCAATGTTGTTCGCAGTTATTGGAACAAACCCGAGGCGACCGCCGCCAATTTGGCCGATGGATGGTTGCGCACCGGTGACTTCGCAAGAATTGATGATGAGGGATTTGTTTACATAGCTGACCGAAAAAAGGACATGATTAACCGGGGAGGCGAAAACGTATACTCAATAGAAGTGGAAAGCGCGATTTTAGCTAATCCTGACGTTTTGGAAACGGCGGTGGTTCCACGAAGTCACAGCATTTTCGGAGAGGTAGTGCATGCGTTCGTCGTGCCAGCCCCCGGCAGAAATCCCACACAGGAAGAAATTATCCGAACATGCCGGAATCTTATAGCCGACTACAAAGTGCCTGCTTCTGTTTCTTTTGTAAAGGAATTGCCCCGTAATCCAGGCGGAAAGGTAATCAAGGCTCGGCTAAGGGAACTTGTTCCACCGGGCGATCCTCCCAGAAGTTGA
- a CDS encoding 4-hydroxyphenylacetate 3-hydroxylase N-terminal domain-containing protein: MLRTKEQYHEKLSAMRPNIYIGGEKVGREDPRIRPGVRVYDLVFDLAQNPEWKGLATAHSPLINEEVNRFSLLPSNPYELMQKQKLIHLAARRAGGCIQRCMGQDGITALAVCTKEIDAAKGTDYHTRFLEFLRHYQKNDVAGCCAQTDSKGDRLKRPSQQDNPDHYVHVVERRNDGIVVRGYKMSITTVAYAEEMAVVPTRALTEEDRDYAVAFVIPPDTEGVRIITRPVWLRDNNDQDASPFCRLGVSDSVIIFDDVFVPKERVFMCGEWEFGRRMALLFANSHRHSYCGCKPAVSDILCGATMLAAEANNIAKASHVKEKLTEFASAAALAYSAGIAAALYGTLTASGVFFPNEVYANVGRRLTGELIYHEYNILTEIAGGISVTMPFHDDFKRGENVDELKKFIVRNAKLTPEESLKVWKFVEDLGASSMSAWYKIAGVHGGGSPIMETISLGMDYDFEDKKNLARYLAGIDEHLNDSKLRSAEPTMGLSLV; encoded by the coding sequence ATGCTGAGAACCAAAGAGCAGTACCATGAAAAACTATCGGCAATGCGCCCCAATATTTATATAGGCGGCGAAAAAGTTGGGCGTGAAGATCCGAGGATTCGCCCCGGCGTTCGGGTTTATGATCTTGTCTTCGACCTGGCGCAGAACCCGGAGTGGAAGGGACTGGCGACAGCCCATTCCCCTCTGATCAATGAGGAGGTAAACCGGTTCAGCCTGCTCCCGTCGAATCCCTATGAGCTGATGCAGAAGCAGAAATTGATTCACCTGGCCGCGAGAAGGGCCGGGGGCTGTATCCAAAGGTGCATGGGTCAGGACGGCATCACCGCCCTGGCGGTTTGCACCAAGGAAATTGATGCAGCCAAAGGAACCGATTACCATACCCGATTTTTAGAATTTCTGCGTCACTACCAGAAAAACGATGTCGCAGGCTGCTGTGCCCAGACAGATAGTAAGGGAGATCGGCTGAAGCGGCCCTCTCAGCAGGATAATCCCGATCACTACGTGCATGTTGTGGAACGACGAAATGATGGCATCGTGGTTCGTGGCTATAAAATGTCGATCACGACCGTTGCTTATGCTGAAGAGATGGCGGTGGTCCCAACACGTGCCTTGACCGAGGAAGACCGCGACTATGCCGTAGCTTTCGTCATTCCGCCTGACACCGAGGGGGTTAGGATCATCACACGCCCGGTTTGGCTTCGGGACAACAACGATCAGGATGCTTCTCCCTTCTGCCGACTGGGTGTTTCAGATTCGGTCATCATTTTCGATGATGTCTTCGTACCGAAGGAGAGAGTCTTCATGTGCGGAGAGTGGGAATTCGGCCGACGGATGGCCCTGCTCTTTGCGAATTCCCATAGACACAGCTACTGTGGATGCAAGCCGGCCGTATCCGACATTCTCTGTGGGGCCACTATGCTGGCGGCCGAGGCCAACAACATCGCGAAAGCCTCGCATGTAAAGGAAAAATTGACGGAATTCGCCAGTGCAGCGGCTTTGGCCTATTCCGCCGGCATTGCCGCAGCCTTGTATGGAACCCTTACAGCAAGTGGAGTTTTTTTCCCTAACGAAGTTTATGCCAATGTCGGAAGGCGCCTGACAGGAGAACTGATTTACCATGAATACAACATCCTGACAGAAATTGCCGGAGGCATTTCGGTTACGATGCCTTTCCACGATGATTTCAAAAGGGGTGAAAATGTTGATGAATTGAAGAAATTCATTGTCCGCAATGCTAAACTCACACCGGAAGAATCCCTTAAGGTATGGAAATTTGTAGAAGATCTGGGGGCATCCAGTATGTCGGCCTGGTATAAAATCGCCGGTGTTCACGGTGGCGGCAGTCCGATTATGGAAACCATCTCCCTTGGTATGGATTACGATTTCGAGGACAAAAAAAACCTAGCGCGTTATCTTGCAGGTATCGATGAACACTTGAATGATTCCAAACTTCGGTCCGCCGAACCCACGATGGGGTTGAGCCTTGTGTAA